A part of Trichocoleus sp. genomic DNA contains:
- a CDS encoding FAD-dependent oxidoreductase yields the protein MSQLPPLRQFAQLALFAVLLPLSATGLLGALQYYSWGGTVTPLSSASSAPDTSAKVVGSETIDRLVNRLNGRPTLSPLPQPKEVWECEVVVIGGSLGGVSAAAESMHSGAKTCLIELSPWLGGQISSQGVSAIDESSTMNGRQNLSPNWLDFKALIEQQQLNVPAWTNLASPQPIANLNSCWVATLCFLPKAGMTASEEWLKTAVAQAPGSRWAASTAFKGAEFDPTGRLITAVYAVQRLPRNPAYIPLGRPSQELPAWYSWSSNDQFEKVPIRLQAPPGKQMIVIDATDTGELIGWAGIPYRLGSEARTTTSESFASKQDNPDCTQAFTFPFSLAILDDGGASQQLLSQVKPDYSKAEHRQLYDMEGFPMFKGASLFNYRRILSSTKNDPRSDGPASGDISMINWNRGNDWTYMDPPLILNEKKIAESGQHQNWMGGLSLSSLRHAEEHALLFAEWLMETQASEAYPLTYLYGPDAPMGTASGLSMAPYIREGRRTLGRSAYGQYEFMIREADIRVDMRGGRNFKPTTIALTHYGIDMHGCRYRNWEETWEASSAPLRDESLVKPIYIPLEALIPQEIDNLLIGGKSIAATHIVNAATRLHYGEWVIGGAAGATAGWIINHKQPGLLPPMLVRQKLTSSLQQYLRDRGFSLDW from the coding sequence GTGAGCCAACTGCCTCCTCTTCGTCAATTTGCCCAACTAGCTCTATTTGCCGTTCTCCTACCGCTTAGTGCAACTGGTTTGCTCGGTGCGCTGCAATACTACTCCTGGGGTGGTACGGTTACACCGCTCTCTTCAGCATCATCGGCTCCTGATACCAGTGCCAAGGTCGTTGGTTCCGAGACGATCGATCGCCTGGTCAACCGTCTTAATGGCAGACCAACCCTTTCTCCTTTACCCCAGCCGAAAGAAGTTTGGGAATGTGAGGTCGTGGTGATTGGGGGTTCGTTGGGGGGGGTATCGGCAGCAGCAGAATCAATGCATTCTGGCGCAAAGACTTGTTTGATCGAGCTTTCTCCCTGGCTGGGTGGGCAGATCAGTTCGCAGGGTGTCTCAGCAATTGATGAATCTTCGACGATGAATGGGCGGCAAAACCTGTCCCCAAACTGGTTAGATTTCAAGGCTCTCATTGAACAACAGCAGCTCAATGTGCCTGCCTGGACAAATCTTGCTTCGCCCCAACCGATCGCAAATCTCAACAGTTGTTGGGTAGCAACGCTCTGTTTTTTGCCTAAAGCAGGGATGACCGCATCAGAGGAATGGCTAAAAACAGCAGTGGCTCAGGCTCCTGGCAGTCGATGGGCAGCTTCTACAGCGTTTAAAGGAGCGGAGTTTGATCCGACCGGAAGACTGATTACAGCCGTTTATGCAGTACAGCGCCTTCCTCGCAATCCAGCTTATATCCCGTTAGGTCGTCCTTCTCAAGAACTGCCTGCCTGGTACTCTTGGTCGTCCAATGACCAGTTTGAGAAAGTGCCGATTCGGCTCCAGGCTCCTCCAGGCAAGCAAATGATTGTGATTGATGCCACCGACACTGGAGAACTGATCGGCTGGGCAGGGATTCCTTATCGCTTAGGCTCAGAGGCGCGAACCACAACTAGTGAATCGTTTGCTTCTAAGCAAGATAACCCTGACTGCACCCAGGCGTTTACCTTTCCCTTCAGTCTGGCAATTCTGGATGATGGCGGAGCCAGTCAGCAACTGCTCTCTCAAGTTAAACCTGACTACTCAAAGGCAGAGCATCGGCAGCTTTATGACATGGAAGGCTTCCCGATGTTTAAGGGAGCGAGTTTGTTCAACTACCGCCGTATCCTCAGCAGCACCAAAAATGATCCGCGATCGGACGGTCCTGCCTCCGGTGATATCTCAATGATCAACTGGAACCGGGGTAACGATTGGACTTACATGGATCCGCCCCTGATCCTCAACGAGAAAAAGATTGCAGAATCGGGACAGCACCAAAACTGGATGGGGGGATTGTCGCTGAGTTCGCTGCGTCATGCCGAAGAACATGCGCTGTTGTTTGCAGAATGGTTGATGGAAACACAGGCATCGGAAGCCTATCCCTTGACCTATCTTTATGGACCTGATGCCCCGATGGGTACAGCCTCTGGGCTGAGCATGGCACCTTATATCCGTGAAGGACGCAGAACTTTGGGGCGCAGCGCCTATGGACAATACGAATTTATGATTCGGGAAGCAGATATTCGGGTAGATATGCGCGGCGGACGCAATTTTAAGCCAACGACGATCGCCCTGACGCACTATGGGATCGATATGCATGGCTGCCGCTATCGCAACTGGGAAGAGACATGGGAAGCCAGCAGTGCCCCTCTCCGCGACGAGAGCCTGGTTAAGCCCATTTATATTCCACTCGAAGCCCTGATTCCCCAAGAAATTGATAACTTGTTGATCGGAGGCAAATCGATCGCCGCAACCCACATTGTGAATGCCGCAACGCGCCTTCATTACGGCGAATGGGTGATCGGCGGGGCAGCAGGCGCAACGGCAGGTTGGATTATTAACCACAAACAACCCGGACTGTTACCTCCGATGCTGGTTCGTCAGAAGCTTACGAGTAGCCTTCAGCAATATTTGCGCGATCGGGGCTTTAGCCTGGACTGGTAG
- a CDS encoding L,D-transpeptidase has protein sequence MTDERYDIVSDHCEFKQMAIGELIQNVIAAPAAALFALAPTVLLMAPAQAGPLPGATSGSRPINPTSTSAALDQLAVQTTPDLPSLGSPDRFLPDLKPVIRLVIKLADRRVYVYQNDQVKTSFPIAIGRSGWETPTGSYQVLQMLRNPSWQNPFTGEVIPAGSDNPLGTRWIGFWTDGNNFIGFHGTPNEETVGTPASHGCIRMYDRDVQKLFEMVGVGTKVSVVP, from the coding sequence GTGACGGATGAACGGTACGATATTGTCTCAGATCATTGTGAATTCAAACAAATGGCGATCGGTGAATTAATTCAGAATGTGATTGCGGCTCCTGCAGCGGCTTTGTTTGCCTTGGCTCCCACAGTTCTCCTGATGGCTCCGGCTCAAGCCGGCCCTCTGCCTGGAGCGACTTCGGGGTCACGTCCGATAAACCCCACCTCAACCTCTGCGGCTTTAGACCAGCTTGCTGTGCAAACAACACCCGATCTACCAAGTTTGGGTAGCCCTGATCGGTTTTTGCCCGACCTAAAGCCTGTGATTCGGCTGGTGATTAAGCTAGCCGATCGACGAGTTTACGTTTATCAAAATGATCAGGTGAAAACGAGCTTCCCCATTGCGATCGGGCGAAGTGGCTGGGAAACGCCAACCGGAAGCTATCAAGTCTTGCAGATGCTTCGCAATCCTTCCTGGCAAAACCCTTTTACCGGAGAGGTGATTCCGGCGGGCAGCGATAACCCCCTTGGCACTCGCTGGATTGGCTTCTGGACAGATGGCAACAATTTCATTGGTTTTCATGGCACTCCCAACGAAGAAACTGTTGGCACACCTGCCTCACACGGCTGTATCCGGATGTACGATCGCGATGTGCAAAAGCTGTTTGAGATGGTGGGCGTAGGCACGAAGGTGAGTGTTGTGCCCTAG
- a CDS encoding tetratricopeptide repeat protein — protein MPKRFSLSLLMVAGLWGVAQPVFAQALIPHFVQLDNQQLEQEGLGLAQESAQLAQFQQYELALSRAQLASQLAPKNAQVWSLLGSLYLQLQQSDPAIQALLKARSLDPRNAAVLFALGSAYFQQANYQSAVQSFQAGLRIKPETPGALFDLGNAYYKMKQYDQAIAEYQKAVQIDAQFWPAINNMGLVLYERGNVREAIDRWQQALKIDRNQPEPQLALAVALHREGNTEQALQAGEVALRLDNRYADPKFLQDNLWGDQLLTDAKTFLALPRIRETLAQISRSAQMEPSQSPQ, from the coding sequence GTGCCCAAACGTTTTTCCTTGTCGCTTTTGATGGTTGCTGGCTTGTGGGGAGTTGCTCAACCCGTCTTTGCTCAAGCCCTCATCCCCCATTTTGTGCAGCTAGACAACCAGCAACTTGAGCAGGAGGGCTTAGGACTTGCCCAAGAATCTGCTCAACTGGCGCAATTCCAGCAGTATGAACTGGCACTTTCAAGGGCACAATTGGCTTCTCAACTGGCTCCGAAAAACGCTCAGGTTTGGTCGCTATTAGGCAGTCTTTATCTCCAGCTTCAACAGTCTGACCCGGCAATTCAAGCCCTACTCAAAGCTCGATCGCTTGACCCACGGAATGCAGCCGTTTTGTTTGCCCTGGGATCTGCCTATTTTCAGCAAGCCAACTATCAATCTGCGGTGCAATCTTTTCAGGCAGGGCTACGGATTAAGCCAGAAACGCCCGGTGCACTATTTGATTTGGGCAACGCTTACTACAAGATGAAGCAGTATGATCAGGCGATCGCAGAATACCAAAAAGCGGTTCAGATAGACGCTCAGTTCTGGCCTGCAATCAATAATATGGGTCTGGTGCTTTATGAGCGGGGCAACGTCAGAGAGGCGATCGACCGCTGGCAGCAAGCTCTGAAGATCGATCGCAATCAGCCTGAGCCGCAACTTGCCCTTGCAGTCGCACTGCATCGCGAGGGAAATACTGAGCAAGCCCTCCAGGCGGGAGAAGTTGCACTTCGGCTCGATAATCGCTACGCAGATCCAAAGTTTTTGCAGGATAATCTGTGGGGCGATCAGTTGTTGACGGATGCAAAGACCTTTCTTGCCCTACCGCGTATTCGAGAAACTCTGGCTCAAATTAGTCGATCGGCGCAGATGGAACCGTCTCAGTCTCCGCAGTAA
- a CDS encoding HAD family hydrolase → MPQLQALIFDVDGTLADTERDGHRVAFNRAFADAGLDWDWSVEQYGELLTVTGGKERMQYYIDRYRPDFQVPAQFEGTLKEFIAKLHANKTTHYTTLLREGGIPLRPGVKRLLAEARSAGMRLAIATTTTPDNVTALLESTLGSDAQSWFEVIAAGDIVPAKKPAPDIYFYALQALELPPEACIAFEDSQHGLTSARQANLPTVITVNDYTRHQDFTDAVLVLNHLGEPDEPFEPIAGDPLNHRYFDLELAQKLC, encoded by the coding sequence ATGCCGCAACTCCAAGCCCTCATTTTTGATGTAGATGGAACGCTCGCTGACACCGAACGCGATGGACATCGGGTTGCCTTTAACCGAGCTTTTGCTGACGCAGGTTTAGATTGGGACTGGTCAGTTGAGCAATATGGTGAGCTGCTGACTGTAACCGGGGGAAAAGAGCGAATGCAATACTACATCGATCGCTATCGCCCTGACTTTCAAGTGCCAGCACAGTTTGAGGGCACACTCAAAGAATTTATTGCGAAGCTGCACGCCAACAAAACGACGCACTACACCACGCTCCTGCGGGAAGGCGGCATTCCTCTGCGTCCGGGGGTAAAGCGACTCTTAGCGGAAGCGCGATCGGCAGGCATGAGGCTTGCCATTGCGACCACCACGACCCCTGATAATGTGACAGCACTGCTTGAGTCTACGCTGGGATCAGATGCTCAGTCCTGGTTTGAAGTGATTGCGGCGGGCGATATCGTTCCGGCAAAGAAACCTGCACCTGACATCTATTTCTATGCGTTACAAGCACTCGAACTTCCCCCTGAAGCTTGTATAGCGTTTGAAGACTCGCAGCATGGATTAACCTCAGCCCGCCAAGCCAACCTACCCACGGTGATCACTGTTAATGACTATACCCGTCATCAAGATTTTACAGATGCAGTGCTGGTTTTGAACCATCTCGGCGAACCGGATGAGCCATTTGAGCCGATCGCTGGTGACCCGCTAAACCACCGATACTTTGACCTGGAACTCGCGCAGAAGCTATGTTAG
- a CDS encoding peptidoglycan-binding protein translates to METFAYLEVAQMDEQFAGWIETIATEEIQSQLLARLLPVRCGKVAIGLLCLSSAVWTTAAQTAAAVEDFDPSFGSRSADTGYTDVRAATANNTTKVVTTGTCNTTNVTCVKPCNTPVIYPAQPDPAYIRPSVTNDYRNPGFVNVRPNETQPIRGVFLRRGDNGETVRQVQELLRSAGYFDAPATGFFASLTESGVKAFQRDRGLGVDGIVGEATWIALGGGSYRPITPTPPVTPTPGIPVGGTNQLRIGDRGPYVADLQIALRQLGFYSGPITGIYEANTEQAVIAFQRSNNLAISGIADSTTLDRLGLGGYT, encoded by the coding sequence ATACAGAGCCAATTGCTTGCTCGGTTGCTGCCTGTTCGCTGTGGCAAGGTGGCGATCGGTTTACTCTGTCTTTCCAGTGCAGTTTGGACAACGGCAGCACAAACGGCTGCGGCAGTCGAAGATTTTGATCCGAGTTTTGGCAGTCGATCGGCAGATACGGGCTACACCGATGTTCGGGCTGCAACAGCCAACAACACAACCAAAGTTGTAACGACAGGCACCTGCAATACCACAAACGTAACCTGTGTTAAACCCTGTAACACACCCGTTATTTATCCAGCGCAGCCTGATCCCGCTTACATTCGCCCCAGTGTCACGAACGATTACAGAAACCCGGGTTTTGTTAACGTTCGCCCAAACGAAACTCAGCCAATCCGTGGGGTCTTTCTGCGTCGCGGAGACAATGGAGAAACTGTACGACAGGTTCAAGAGTTGCTGAGATCGGCAGGCTATTTTGATGCTCCTGCAACCGGATTTTTTGCCTCTTTGACTGAAAGTGGTGTCAAAGCTTTTCAGCGCGATCGAGGCTTGGGCGTGGATGGCATTGTTGGTGAAGCAACCTGGATAGCATTGGGAGGTGGCTCATATCGTCCCATTACACCTACTCCTCCCGTGACCCCAACCCCAGGGATTCCAGTCGGAGGTACAAATCAACTGCGGATCGGCGATCGAGGTCCTTATGTAGCAGATTTGCAAATTGCTCTAAGACAGCTTGGGTTCTACAGTGGCCCGATCACGGGAATCTATGAAGCAAACACGGAGCAGGCAGTGATCGCCTTCCAGCGCAGCAACAACTTAGCCATTAGCGGTATTGCAGACAGCACAACGCTCGATCGATTGGGTCTGGGTGGCTATACATAG